GGCGTGGGCGCACCAGCCGGCGTCGAGCATGCGGGTGAGCAGCAGTGCCCCCAGTCCGCCGGCCAGATGGTAGCGGCGCTCGGACCAGTCCAGGCAGGTCCGGGCGGGTGGGCGGCGGCCGAACCGGTGCAGATCGGTGGGCGCGATGGCCAATTCGTCGAGCAGCGGGTGCGCCCGCTCGGCGGCGGTCCAGTGCCCGTCGACGATGTCGAGCAGCGACGCGTCGCACAGGCCGTCGAAGAGGGCCACGCCCACGGCCCCGGCGAGGTGGTCGTAGCAGGTGCGCGCGAGCCGCAGATCGCGGTGGGTGCGGCTGCCGCGCAGCGACTTGACCGGCTCGATCGGGGAGATCACCGCCATCGCCTCGATTACCTGCACCACCTCCGGCAGGCTGATCCGGTAGTAGCGATGCCGGCCCACCCGCTCCACCGCCAGCCAGCCCTGCTCGGCCAGCTTGCCGAGGTGCTCGCTGGCGGTCGCGGCCGTCACGCCCGCCGCCCGCGCCAGCTCCCCCGCCGGTTGCGCCCGCCCATCGGTGAGCACCGTCAGCATCCGTGCCCGCGCCGGATCCGCCAGCAGCCGGGCGGCGCCGGAGATATCCACATCGCCGTCTCTGATCGGTTCCATGCCTCCAGTCTGCCGCCGCGATACTTCGGCCCGAGCCGAAGCGTCGGGTGCACGGGAGTCAGAACAGGGTCATGGGATCGGTCGGGAGGGGGTCGGGCAGCGGGTCCAGGTCCGGCAGTCGCGCGCGGACGTCGGCGTGGAAGCGGCGGGCGAGGGTGCGGGAGGAGGCGTTGTCGGGGGTGTGGATGAAGATCGTCGGGGAGCGGCCCTCGCGCAGCCAGGCCACGGTGGTGTCGATCCAGGGCTGCCAGCCCGCGACGGTGGCGGCCGGATCGTCGCGGCCGTGGTAGCGGACGATGGGGTACCGGGTGAGGGCGCGGGTGCGGCGGGGGTTGTGGGGCTTCTTGGCGCGGGCCTCGTATTCGGCGGGACTGGTGGCGGGCTGTTCGAACAGCACGGTGGTGTCGAAGGGGATCCATTCCGCGCCCGCGGCCTCCAGCACCGCCTCCAATTGGGCGGTGGCGCGCGGGTTTTCGAAGAAGACGGGGTGGCGCACCTCGACGGCGCAGCGGTAGTGGGAGGGCAGCGCGTCCAGCAGGTCGGCCAGCGCCGGGAGCTGGGTGAAGGAGGCGGGCAGCTGCACCCACAGCGCGTGCAGGCGCCGGCCCAGCGGTTCGAGGGCGTCGAGAAACGCGGCCATCTCCTCGTCGACGCCGGTGAGACGGCGGTCGTGGGTGATGGTGCGGGGCAGCTTCATGACGAAGCGGAAGTCGGGATCGGTTTGGCGGGCCCAGGATTCGACGGTGCGCCGCTGCGGGGTCGCGTAGAAGGTGGTGTTGCCCTCCACCGCATTGCACCACGAGGCGTAGGTGCGCAGCCGTTCGGCCGGGGGTAGCGGCTTCTCCTGCCAATCCGGGTGTGTCCACATTGCGCAACCGACGTAGAGCCGCATACATCCAAACTAGGTCAAGGACTTCTTGGGGCGCAGCCAACCGAAGCTCAGCCGCACCGCCCGGGTCCAGTTCTCGTATTCCTCGGCCCGCAGGCCCGGATCCATGCGCGGCAGCCACTGCGCGGCGACCCGCCAATTGCGGCGCAGACCCTCGAGATCCGGCCAGTAACCGACGGCCAGCCCCGCCGCGTAGGCCGCGCCCAGCGAGACGGTCTCGGCCACGATGGGCCGCATCACCGGAATGTCGAGGACATCGGCGACGATCTGCATGAGCAGATTGTCCGAGGTCATGCCGCCCGCCACCCGCAGCGCGGCGGCGCTGAGCCCGGAGTCGGCGTTCATGGCCTCCACGACATCGCGGGTCTGCCAGGCGGTGGCCTCCAGCACGGCCCGGGCGATGTGGCCCTTGGTGACATAGGAGGTCAGCCCGATCAGCAGGCCGCGCGCGTCACTGCGCCAATGCGGCGCGTACAGGCCGGAGAACGCGGGCACCAGATAGCAGCCGCCATTGTCTTCGACTGTGCCGGCGAGGGTTTCGATCTCCGGCGCACTGGTGATCAGCCCGATGTTGTCGCGCAGCCACTGCACCAGCGACCCGGTCACCGCGATCGGTCCCTCCAGCGCGTACACCGGTTCCGGACCCACCTGATAGCCGATGGTGGTCAGCAGCCCGTGCTCGGAGCGCACCAGCTCGCGCCCGGTGTTCATGAGCAGGAAACCGCCGGTGCCGTAGGTGCATTCGGTCTCGCCCGGCGCGAAACAGGTCTGCCCGAACAGCGCCGCGTGCTGATCGCCGAGCGCCGCCGCGATCCGCACCCCGGGCAGCACCCGCCGCGCGGTCCCGAAGTCGCCGGTGGAGGGCTGGATGCGCGGCAGCATGGCCTTCGGAATGTCGAAGAACCGCAACAGTTCGTCGTCCCACTCCAGGGTGGACAGGTTCATCAGCAGCGTGCGCCCGGCATTGGTGACGTCGGTGACGTGCACGCCGTGATCGGCGCCGCCGGTGAGGTTCCAGATCAGCCAGGTCTCCATGGTGCCGAACAGCACCTCGCCCCGTGCGGCCCGATCTCGCAGTCCCGGTGTGCGATCCAGCAGCCAGCGCAGCCGGGGCGCGGCGAAGTAGGTGGCCAGCGGCAGTCCGCACAGTTCCCGAATGCGTTCCGCCCCAGGGCTTTCGCGCAGCCGCTCGACGAGTTCCTCGGTGCGCACGTCCTGCCACACGATGGCGCGCCCGATGGGCGTGCCGGTGCGCGCGTCCCACACCACCGTGGTCTCGCGCTGATTGGCGATGCCCAGCGCCGCCACCTGTTCCAGGGTGATTCCCGAATCCCGCAGTGCCGCGGGCACGATGCGCTCCACATTGCGCCAGATCTCGAGCGCGTCCTGCTCCATCCAGCCCGGGCGCGGATAGTGCTGTTTGTGTTCGCGCTGCGCCACCCCGGTCAGCCGGGCGCGCTGATCGAAGAGAATGGCGCGGGTCGAGGTGGTGCCCTGGTCGATGGCGAGCACGTATTTCTGGGTCACCGCACATCCTCGTAGGTCCGCGCATCCTCGTATGTCACTGTGCGCCTCCGAGATCCCGGGACACCGCGGCCGCCGCCTCGCGCACCTGAGCGACGAGAGCGGCCCGGAAGCGCAACTGCCCGTCGCAGAGCCGGTCGACCGGCCCGCTGACGCCGATGGCACCCACCACCAAACCACCCCGGGAGCGAATCGGCGCGGCGACACTCGCCTCGCCGGAACGGAATTCCCCGATATCGCCCGCCCAGCCGGTGCGCCGGACCTCGGACACGGCCCGCCGCAACGCGATCGGATCGATCAGGGTGCGATGGGTGAGCGCAGGCAGCTCGCCCCCGCCTACGGCATCGGCCAGCTCGCCGTCGTAGGCCAGCAGCACCTTGCCCAAAGCCGTTGCGTGCGGCGGCAATTCCTCGCCCACCGCGAGTTCCTGCTCGGTGTTGTCGGGCCGGAAGACGTGATGGATCACCACCACTCCCCCGTCCACCGGCGCGGCGATGCGCACCGATTCCCCGCTGCGGGCCGCGAGCGCGTCGGCCCGATTGATCGCGCGCGAGCGCAACTCGTT
This sequence is a window from Nocardia yunnanensis. Protein-coding genes within it:
- a CDS encoding ArsR/SmtB family transcription factor; protein product: MEPIRDGDVDISGAARLLADPARARMLTVLTDGRAQPAGELARAAGVTAATASEHLGKLAEQGWLAVERVGRHRYYRISLPEVVQVIEAMAVISPIEPVKSLRGSRTHRDLRLARTCYDHLAGAVGVALFDGLCDASLLDIVDGHWTAAERAHPLLDELAIAPTDLHRFGRRPPARTCLDWSERRYHLAGGLGALLLTRMLDAGWCAHAATPRAITVTTSGWAALHRTLGIDRETVTTGRPEAESA
- a CDS encoding DUF72 domain-containing protein, whose product is MWTHPDWQEKPLPPAERLRTYASWCNAVEGNTTFYATPQRRTVESWARQTDPDFRFVMKLPRTITHDRRLTGVDEEMAAFLDALEPLGRRLHALWVQLPASFTQLPALADLLDALPSHYRCAVEVRHPVFFENPRATAQLEAVLEAAGAEWIPFDTTVLFEQPATSPAEYEARAKKPHNPRRTRALTRYPIVRYHGRDDPAATVAGWQPWIDTTVAWLREGRSPTIFIHTPDNASSRTLARRFHADVRARLPDLDPLPDPLPTDPMTLF
- the glpK gene encoding glycerol kinase GlpK — protein: MTQKYVLAIDQGTTSTRAILFDQRARLTGVAQREHKQHYPRPGWMEQDALEIWRNVERIVPAALRDSGITLEQVAALGIANQRETTVVWDARTGTPIGRAIVWQDVRTEELVERLRESPGAERIRELCGLPLATYFAAPRLRWLLDRTPGLRDRAARGEVLFGTMETWLIWNLTGGADHGVHVTDVTNAGRTLLMNLSTLEWDDELLRFFDIPKAMLPRIQPSTGDFGTARRVLPGVRIAAALGDQHAALFGQTCFAPGETECTYGTGGFLLMNTGRELVRSEHGLLTTIGYQVGPEPVYALEGPIAVTGSLVQWLRDNIGLITSAPEIETLAGTVEDNGGCYLVPAFSGLYAPHWRSDARGLLIGLTSYVTKGHIARAVLEATAWQTRDVVEAMNADSGLSAAALRVAGGMTSDNLLMQIVADVLDIPVMRPIVAETVSLGAAYAAGLAVGYWPDLEGLRRNWRVAAQWLPRMDPGLRAEEYENWTRAVRLSFGWLRPKKSLT
- a CDS encoding IclR family transcriptional regulator — translated: MPGPIQSIERAAAVLRLLARGSGRMGVGEIAAALGLAKPTAHGILRTLQGVGFVDQDAASGKYHLSPALQDLGAGHLDANELRSRAINRADALAARSGESVRIAAPVDGGVVVIHHVFRPDNTEQELAVGEELPPHATALGKVLLAYDGELADAVGGGELPALTHRTLIDPIALRRAVSEVRRTGWAGDIGEFRSGEASVAAPIRSRGGLVVGAIGVSGPVDRLCDGQLRFRAALVAQVREAAAAVSRDLGGAQ